Proteins from a genomic interval of Polaribacter sp. Q13:
- a CDS encoding deoxyhypusine synthase family protein produces the protein MSKPITNFIEKYFLHFNAAALVDAAKGYEAQLNKGSKMLVSLAGAMSTAELGKIFAEMIRKDKVQIISCTGANLEEDVMNLVAHSHYKRVPNYRDLTPQDEWDLLEKGLNRVTDTCIPEEEAFRRIQEHIVKIWKEAEANGERFLPHEYMYKLLLSGVLEQYYEIDIKDSWMYAAAEKNLPIICPGWEDSTMGNIFASYVLKGELKASTVKSGIEYMTFLADWYTNNSENGIGFFQIGGGIAGDFPICVVPMLYQDMEKPETPFWSYFCQISDSTTSYGSYSGAVPNEKITWGKLDIDTPKFIIESDATIVAPLIFAYLLEM, from the coding sequence ATGAGCAAACCAATTACAAATTTTATAGAAAAATATTTTTTACACTTTAACGCTGCAGCTTTGGTAGATGCTGCAAAAGGGTACGAAGCACAATTAAACAAAGGGTCTAAAATGTTAGTTTCTTTAGCAGGAGCAATGAGTACTGCAGAATTAGGAAAGATTTTTGCAGAAATGATTCGTAAGGATAAAGTGCAAATTATTTCTTGTACAGGTGCTAACTTAGAGGAAGATGTGATGAATTTAGTAGCACATTCTCACTATAAACGTGTACCTAATTATAGAGATTTAACGCCTCAAGATGAGTGGGATTTATTAGAGAAAGGCTTAAACCGAGTTACAGACACTTGTATTCCGGAAGAGGAAGCTTTTAGAAGAATTCAAGAACATATTGTAAAAATTTGGAAAGAAGCAGAAGCTAACGGCGAGCGTTTTTTACCTCATGAATACATGTACAAATTATTGTTATCTGGAGTTTTAGAGCAATATTATGAGATAGATATCAAAGATTCTTGGATGTACGCAGCAGCAGAAAAAAACCTACCTATTATTTGTCCGGGTTGGGAAGATTCTACCATGGGAAATATTTTTGCATCGTATGTGTTAAAAGGAGAGTTAAAAGCAAGCACTGTAAAATCAGGAATTGAATACATGACTTTTCTTGCAGATTGGTATACAAATAATTCGGAAAACGGAATTGGTTTCTTTCAAATAGGAGGAGGGATTGCAGGAGATTTCCCTATTTGTGTAGTGCCAATGTTGTACCAAGATATGGAAAAACCAGAAACACCATTTTGGAGTTATTTCTGCCAGATTTCAGATTCTACAACTAGTTATGGTTCGTATTCTGGAGCTGTGCCAAACGAAAAAATTACTTGGGGTAAATTAGATATTGACACTCCAAAGTTTATAATAGAAAGTGATGCAACGATTGTAGCACCATTAATTTTTGCTTATTTATTAGAAATGTAG
- the ytxJ gene encoding bacillithiol system redox-active protein YtxJ has protein sequence MGIFSGLFGGKEDKTTSQSNLKINWIPLTDIGQLEEIKNQSKTEAVLIFKHSTRCGISSMVIKQFEKLFTEEHQNLKVYYLDLLNYRDISDEVGYTFQVMHQSPQLIVVRNGVSIENVSHYDITITNLSRFI, from the coding sequence ATGGGTATATTTAGTGGTCTTTTTGGTGGAAAAGAAGATAAAACAACTTCTCAATCAAATTTAAAAATAAATTGGATTCCTTTAACTGATATAGGTCAGTTAGAAGAAATTAAAAATCAATCTAAAACAGAAGCTGTTTTAATTTTTAAACATTCTACTAGATGTGGAATTAGTAGTATGGTAATTAAGCAATTTGAAAAACTTTTTACAGAAGAACATCAAAATTTAAAAGTTTATTATTTAGATTTATTAAATTACAGAGATATTTCTGATGAAGTAGGTTATACGTTTCAAGTAATGCATCAATCTCCTCAACTAATTGTGGTTAGAAATGGTGTTTCTATAGAGAATGTATCACATTATGACATCACAATTACAAATTTATCGAGATTTATATAG
- a CDS encoding Iota-carrageenase translates to MMITPLRKISLLLTVALAFSCSNEIEQELESNVSSDTKTEIAQERRSGSTYDSSSYFNKPTGLPVKNFTGTTSSQLQTLINNNQTNGAIIKIPKKTYNWSEITLKSKIQLEIEKGTTIKPLNNNVKRIFSIGTSGNGARVTGVSIVGVGGKFTIDLSANANLNKNIAAIKMGRVSNFKISNFNIKDRRTSLASILLNYIKSNSDNEPFPEDGVIEKINQTGISHTGYGLIQGYSAKNVLFKNLNCIGGVTLRFETDDKTMKDAVKGGGKAYGLSNIYADGIKCTAGICPIMLSPHFTQNGKINAKNITATGCAFAVRIEHGFVEVFDTNKTYALTTSGGNQFKNFIAGKITGTGSNNKFVGVQYKRANGTQWAIRLSDAAVNGNLKTYITDQIGSLKNGKFSNSTFTGVTAIYKPTNAKLKQSFLPFIPCAEWNTKVKRPTDIAMPNGFEYYGPSMGLRSDNTDGSTSNGNYVITVNGNATGFGSNQRNILHNTPEACTGNAYGAIPTTTTPGL, encoded by the coding sequence ATGATGATTACCCCCTTAAGAAAAATTAGTTTATTATTAACAGTAGCTTTAGCTTTTAGTTGTTCTAATGAAATAGAACAAGAATTAGAGTCTAACGTATCTTCTGATACAAAAACAGAAATAGCGCAAGAACGACGTTCCGGATCCACCTACGATTCTTCAAGCTATTTTAACAAACCCACAGGGCTACCAGTAAAAAACTTTACAGGTACTACAAGTTCACAATTACAAACCCTAATTAACAACAATCAAACAAATGGTGCTATTATTAAGATTCCTAAAAAAACGTATAATTGGAGTGAGATAACTTTAAAATCTAAAATACAATTAGAAATAGAAAAAGGTACTACAATTAAACCTTTAAACAATAATGTTAAACGAATTTTTAGTATTGGTACTTCTGGTAATGGAGCTAGAGTAACAGGTGTAAGTATTGTTGGTGTTGGAGGTAAATTTACCATAGACTTATCTGCAAATGCAAATTTAAACAAGAATATTGCAGCTATAAAAATGGGACGTGTATCTAATTTTAAAATTTCTAATTTTAATATAAAAGATAGAAGAACCTCTTTAGCCTCTATCTTATTAAACTATATTAAGTCTAATTCAGATAATGAGCCTTTTCCTGAAGATGGCGTTATCGAAAAAATTAACCAAACAGGTATTTCTCATACTGGTTATGGTTTAATACAAGGTTATTCTGCAAAAAATGTTTTGTTTAAAAACTTAAACTGCATAGGTGGTGTTACTCTTAGATTTGAAACGGATGATAAAACAATGAAAGATGCTGTTAAAGGTGGCGGAAAAGCATATGGACTTAGTAATATTTATGCAGACGGAATTAAATGTACTGCAGGAATATGTCCTATAATGCTTTCTCCTCACTTTACACAAAATGGAAAAATAAATGCAAAAAATATTACCGCTACAGGATGTGCTTTTGCAGTTAGAATAGAACATGGTTTTGTAGAAGTATTTGATACAAATAAAACGTATGCTTTAACTACTAGTGGAGGAAATCAATTTAAGAACTTTATAGCAGGTAAAATTACAGGAACCGGAAGTAATAATAAATTTGTAGGTGTACAATACAAAAGAGCTAACGGAACTCAATGGGCTATAAGATTATCTGATGCGGCTGTTAATGGTAATTTAAAAACCTATATAACAGATCAAATTGGTAGTTTAAAAAACGGAAAGTTTTCTAACTCTACTTTTACAGGTGTAACTGCTATATATAAGCCTACCAATGCGAAATTAAAGCAATCGTTTTTACCATTTATTCCTTGTGCAGAATGGAACACAAAAGTTAAAAGACCAACGGATATAGCAATGCCTAATGGTTTCGAATATTATGGTCCTTCTATGGGATTAAGATCTGATAATACTGACGGAAGTACGTCTAACGGCAACTATGTAATTACAGTAAACGGTAATGCTACAGGTTTTGGATCTAACCAAAGAAATATATTACACAACACTCCAGAAGCTTGTACTGGTAATGCATATGGAGCAATACCAACAACAACTACTCCTGGTTTATAA
- a CDS encoding arginine decarboxylase, with protein sequence MNTKYIDLIEQTFDFPQEEFKTENNKLFWHGINLMELIEQYGSPLKFTYLPKISENINKAKGWFQKSIEKHDYKGKYFYSYCTKSSHFKHILHEALKNDIHIETSSAFDIDIVNNLKKEGKIKDNTYVICNGFKRDQYIKNIAGLINSGHKNVIPIIDNYEEINLLLDETDKQINVGIRIASEEEPKFEFYTSRLGIGYKNIVAFYEREIASNTQVDLKMLHFFINTGIKDNAYYWNELMKCLNVYINLKKVCPTLDCLNIGGGFPIKNSLAFDYDYEYMIDEIINQINEVCKEAGVDVPNIFTEFGSFTVGESGAAIYQVLYQKKQNDRERWNMINSSFITTLPDAWAINKRFVMLPINKWNKQYERVLLGGLTCDSDDYYNSEQHINGIYLPVYEKDNPLYIGFFNTGAYQESIGGFGGLQHCLIPHPKHLILDRDEEGNLTSRVFKEQQKSSELLSILGY encoded by the coding sequence GTGAACACAAAATACATAGATTTAATCGAGCAAACGTTCGATTTCCCACAGGAAGAATTTAAAACTGAAAATAACAAATTGTTTTGGCACGGAATTAACTTAATGGAATTAATAGAACAATATGGTTCTCCATTAAAATTTACGTATTTGCCAAAAATCTCAGAAAACATCAACAAGGCAAAGGGGTGGTTTCAAAAGAGTATTGAAAAACATGACTATAAAGGGAAATACTTTTATAGCTACTGTACCAAAAGTTCTCATTTTAAACATATTTTACATGAAGCTTTAAAAAATGATATCCACATAGAAACATCTTCTGCTTTTGATATAGATATTGTAAACAACCTTAAAAAAGAAGGGAAAATAAAAGACAATACGTATGTTATTTGTAACGGATTTAAACGCGATCAATACATTAAAAATATTGCTGGTTTAATAAATTCTGGTCATAAAAATGTAATACCTATTATAGATAATTACGAGGAGATTAATCTTTTATTAGATGAAACTGACAAACAAATAAATGTTGGTATTAGAATTGCTTCTGAGGAAGAGCCAAAGTTTGAGTTTTACACTTCTCGCTTAGGTATTGGTTACAAAAATATTGTGGCTTTTTATGAGCGAGAAATTGCTAGTAATACGCAAGTAGATTTAAAAATGTTACATTTTTTTATCAATACAGGTATTAAAGACAATGCTTATTATTGGAACGAGTTGATGAAATGTTTAAACGTTTATATCAACCTAAAAAAAGTATGCCCAACTTTAGATTGTTTAAATATTGGTGGTGGTTTTCCTATAAAAAACTCATTGGCTTTTGATTATGATTATGAATACATGATTGACGAAATTATCAATCAAATAAATGAAGTTTGTAAAGAAGCAGGTGTAGATGTACCAAATATTTTTACAGAATTTGGAAGTTTTACGGTTGGAGAATCTGGAGCTGCTATCTATCAAGTTTTATATCAGAAAAAACAAAACGACAGAGAGCGTTGGAATATGATAAACTCTTCATTTATAACAACTTTACCAGATGCATGGGCAATTAATAAACGTTTTGTGATGTTGCCTATTAACAAATGGAACAAGCAGTATGAACGGGTTTTATTAGGTGGTTTAACCTGCGATAGCGATGATTATTACAATTCTGAACAACACATAAACGGAATTTATTTACCTGTTTATGAAAAAGACAATCCGTTGTATATAGGATTTTTTAACACAGGTGCTTATCAAGAATCTATTGGTGGTTTTGGAGGTTTACAGCATTGCTTAATTCCGCATCCAAAGCATCTAATTTTAGATAGAGACGAAGAAGGAAACCTAACATCTAGAGTGTTTAAAGAACAACAAAAAAGTAGCGAATTATTATCAATTTTAGGATACTAA
- a CDS encoding DEAD/DEAH box helicase encodes MAEIDSSVKKVGKELYGYQQDALQEIFRRFKDAPKDYHLLYQLPTGGGKTVIFSEIVRRYLETFKKKVLVLTHRIELSKQTSKMLKEFGVSNKIINSTAVLDDQDDFNCFVAMVETLKNRLNDDKLDISDIGLVIVDEAHYNSFTKIFKFFDESFILGVTATPLSSNIKLPMYENYQELFVGETIQHLIDHEYLASANLYSYNVGLTSLEVGANGDYTVKSSEDLYTNSDMLSKLVSAYEETAKGKKTLIFNNGINTSIQVYHAFKKAGYPIAHLDNTNTRAERELILKWFKKTPGAIITSVSILTTGFDEPTIEAIILNRATKSLTLYYQMIGRGSRVLNNKSTFDVIDLGNNFHRFGPWGADLDWEKMFRAPDYYLNAILSDEDIESTFRYELTADVKKEFEKSTDTYFDMKKVYIDTIRQGESSKRVLEKSIVHHAKMCIENSEDVFDALILAKLLGEEIDDRINRYAKCISKSTHNFVTWLKDDYRKKLNAYLRTNFDEDYEEIHGHPPIEE; translated from the coding sequence TTGGCAGAAATAGACAGTTCAGTAAAGAAAGTAGGTAAAGAATTATACGGATATCAACAAGATGCACTTCAAGAGATTTTTAGAAGATTTAAAGATGCACCCAAAGATTACCATTTATTATATCAATTACCTACAGGAGGAGGGAAAACTGTAATTTTTTCTGAAATTGTAAGACGTTATTTAGAGACTTTTAAAAAGAAAGTTTTAGTCTTAACGCACAGAATTGAGTTGAGTAAGCAAACATCTAAGATGTTAAAAGAATTTGGTGTTTCTAACAAAATCATTAACTCTACAGCTGTTTTAGATGATCAAGACGATTTTAATTGTTTTGTAGCCATGGTGGAGACCTTAAAAAATAGGTTGAATGATGACAAGCTAGATATTTCTGATATCGGTTTGGTAATTGTGGATGAGGCGCATTACAATTCTTTTACAAAAATATTTAAATTTTTCGATGAATCTTTTATCCTTGGTGTAACAGCAACTCCTTTAAGTTCTAACATTAAGTTGCCAATGTATGAGAATTATCAAGAGTTATTTGTTGGAGAAACAATTCAGCATTTAATTGATCATGAATACTTAGCTAGCGCAAACTTATATTCTTATAATGTTGGTTTAACATCATTAGAAGTAGGAGCAAATGGAGATTATACGGTAAAATCTTCTGAAGATTTATATACCAACTCAGACATGCTTTCTAAATTGGTTTCTGCATACGAAGAAACTGCAAAAGGAAAGAAAACCTTAATATTTAATAACGGTATTAACACCTCTATACAAGTATATCACGCGTTTAAAAAAGCGGGATACCCAATTGCGCATTTAGACAATACCAATACAAGAGCAGAACGAGAGCTTATTTTAAAATGGTTTAAGAAAACTCCGGGAGCAATTATTACTTCTGTAAGTATTTTAACAACAGGTTTTGATGAGCCAACCATTGAAGCAATTATATTAAATAGAGCAACAAAATCGTTGACTTTATACTACCAAATGATTGGTCGTGGTTCTAGGGTTTTAAACAATAAGAGCACTTTTGATGTTATCGATTTAGGTAACAACTTTCATAGATTTGGTCCTTGGGGAGCAGATTTAGATTGGGAAAAAATGTTTAGAGCACCAGACTATTATTTAAATGCAATTCTTTCTGATGAAGATATAGAAAGTACTTTTAGATATGAGTTAACTGCGGATGTAAAAAAAGAATTTGAAAAATCTACAGATACTTATTTCGATATGAAAAAAGTATATATAGATACTATTAGACAAGGAGAGTCTTCTAAAAGGGTGTTAGAGAAATCTATTGTGCATCATGCAAAAATGTGTATAGAAAACAGTGAAGATGTTTTTGATGCATTAATTTTAGCAAAATTGCTAGGTGAAGAAATTGATGATAGAATTAATAGATATGCAAAATGTATTTCTAAAAGTACACACAATTTTGTAACCTGGTTAAAAGATGATTATAGAAAGAAATTAAATGCTTATTTAAGAACTAATTTCGATGAAGATTACGAAGAAATTCATGGTCATCCACCAATTGAAGAATAA
- a CDS encoding bifunctional GNAT family N-acetyltransferase/carbon-nitrogen hydrolase family protein, with the protein MIHNIENIELHYLTLTDYKQLKQAMIEAYSSMPDSYWRENQIKSLIDKFPEGQAVIKINGDLAGCALSIKLDYDSFDDNHTYEDITGNYTFDTHDEDGDVLYGIDVFIKKEYRGLRLGRRLYDYRKELAEKQNLRGIAFGGRIPNYHKYAATLSPKEYIAKVKRKEIHDPVLNFQISNDFHPSKILKGYLEGDKNSGEFAVLLEWDNIYYEKKSKKAATKKKVVRLGLIQWQMRLYKDLDELMQQAEYFVDAVAAYRSDFALFPEFFNAPLMADNNHLPESEAIRELAKFTPKIVQKFSELAIAYNINIITGSMPEMREGLLYNVGYICKRDGSLDRYEKLHVTPDEAKVWGMQGGSELKTFDTDCGKIGVLICYDSEFPELSRILAEEGMDILFVPFLTDTQNGYSRVRYCAQARAIENECYVAIAGSVGNLPKVNNMDIQYAQSMVFTPCDFSFPANGIKAEATTNTEMILIADVDLDLLKDLNKFGSVRNLKDRRKDIFEVRKLPKK; encoded by the coding sequence ATGATACATAATATAGAAAATATCGAACTTCATTATTTAACTTTAACTGATTATAAACAGTTAAAACAAGCAATGATTGAAGCATATTCTAGTATGCCAGATTCTTATTGGAGAGAAAATCAAATTAAATCTTTAATAGATAAATTTCCAGAAGGGCAGGCGGTTATAAAAATTAATGGAGATTTAGCAGGTTGTGCGTTATCCATTAAATTAGATTATGATAGTTTTGATGATAATCACACCTATGAAGATATTACGGGTAATTATACCTTTGATACGCATGATGAAGATGGAGATGTTTTATACGGAATAGATGTTTTTATAAAAAAAGAGTACAGAGGTTTACGTTTAGGTAGAAGGTTGTATGATTATAGAAAAGAACTAGCTGAAAAACAAAATTTAAGAGGAATAGCGTTTGGAGGACGAATTCCTAATTATCATAAATATGCAGCTACTTTATCGCCTAAAGAATACATTGCCAAAGTAAAACGTAAAGAAATTCATGACCCAGTTTTAAACTTTCAAATTTCAAATGATTTTCACCCTTCAAAAATTTTAAAAGGATATTTAGAAGGTGATAAAAATTCTGGAGAGTTTGCTGTTTTATTAGAATGGGATAATATTTATTACGAGAAAAAGTCTAAAAAAGCAGCAACTAAGAAAAAAGTAGTGCGTTTAGGATTAATTCAGTGGCAAATGCGTTTGTATAAAGATTTGGACGAATTAATGCAGCAAGCAGAATATTTTGTAGATGCAGTTGCAGCTTACAGATCTGATTTTGCATTGTTTCCAGAGTTTTTTAATGCGCCTTTAATGGCTGATAATAACCATTTACCAGAGTCGGAAGCGATTAGAGAATTGGCAAAGTTTACACCAAAAATTGTACAAAAATTTTCTGAATTGGCAATAGCATACAATATCAATATTATTACGGGTAGTATGCCAGAAATGCGAGAAGGTTTATTATATAATGTAGGTTATATCTGTAAAAGAGATGGTTCTTTAGATCGTTATGAGAAATTGCATGTTACACCAGATGAAGCAAAAGTGTGGGGAATGCAAGGGGGTAGCGAACTAAAAACATTTGATACAGATTGTGGTAAAATAGGGGTGCTAATTTGTTATGATTCTGAGTTTCCAGAACTAAGTAGAATTTTAGCAGAAGAAGGCATGGATATTTTGTTTGTTCCGTTTTTAACGGATACTCAAAACGGATATTCTAGAGTCCGGTATTGTGCGCAAGCAAGAGCTATAGAAAACGAGTGTTATGTGGCAATTGCAGGTAGCGTAGGGAATTTACCTAAAGTAAATAATATGGATATTCAATATGCGCAATCTATGGTGTTTACACCTTGTGATTTTTCTTTTCCTGCAAACGGAATAAAAGCAGAAGCAACCACAAATACAGAAATGATTTTAATTGCGGATGTAGATCTAGATTTATTAAAGGATTTAAATAAGTTTGGTAGTGTACGGAACTTAAAAGACAGAAGAAAAGACATTTTTGAAGTTAGAAAACTTCCAAAAAAATAA
- a CDS encoding HAD family phosphatase — MKLPKEIKCVIFDMDGVIIDSEEIHKKAYYETFNSIGVTVSDDLYKTLTGSSTINAFQKLVSHFNLDLDPEELVLNKRKRYVNFFEKDPKLHLVKGVEELIKHCHKKGLTLILASSSAMVNIDRVFNRFDLNQYFTAKISGADLTESKPNPEIFNKAAILGNTPKENCIVIEDSDNGVKAANDAGIFVFGYKNPMAEDQSLENADFIVNNFKRLHKLL, encoded by the coding sequence ATGAAATTACCAAAGGAAATAAAATGTGTCATTTTTGACATGGATGGTGTAATTATAGATTCTGAAGAAATCCATAAAAAAGCGTATTACGAAACTTTTAATTCAATTGGAGTAACTGTTTCTGATGACTTATATAAAACCTTAACAGGTTCTTCTACTATTAATGCTTTTCAGAAATTAGTATCACATTTTAACTTAGATTTAGATCCGGAAGAATTGGTTCTTAATAAGAGAAAACGATATGTAAACTTCTTCGAAAAAGACCCAAAATTGCATTTGGTAAAAGGTGTAGAAGAATTGATAAAACATTGTCATAAAAAAGGATTGACCTTAATTTTAGCGTCTTCTTCTGCGATGGTAAATATCGATAGAGTTTTTAATAGATTCGATTTAAACCAATATTTTACGGCTAAAATTAGTGGTGCAGATTTAACCGAATCGAAACCAAACCCAGAAATTTTTAATAAAGCAGCCATTTTAGGAAATACGCCTAAAGAAAATTGTATAGTTATCGAAGATTCTGATAACGGTGTTAAAGCCGCCAATGATGCAGGCATTTTTGTCTTTGGATATAAAAACCCTATGGCAGAAGATCAATCTTTAGAAAATGCAGATTTTATTGTCAATAATTTTAAAAGGTTACATAAACTACTCTAA
- the speB gene encoding agmatinase: MNTNKTYAGISQEFGNLSTSKIVIIPVPYDGTSTWQKGADKGPQAFLEASENMELYDIETDSEVYKEGVYLADAVTENASPEAMVEEVHQITKKYINRNKFVTVFGGEHSVSIGTIRAFNECFNSLTVLHIDAHADLRKEYDGSKCNHACAVYEANQNTNLVQVGIRSMDISEKRNMNLDKVFFAHDMAVNEDWVEDVIDQLTENVFITFDLDALDPSIMPSTGTPEPGGLFYYETLEFLKQVFAQKNVVGFDMVELCPNANEKSSDFLAAKLFYKMLSYKFASNDDTYDNEETKANPFSKLSKFKDDENDDF; the protein is encoded by the coding sequence ATGAACACAAATAAAACATATGCAGGAATTTCACAAGAGTTTGGAAACCTGTCAACGTCAAAAATAGTAATTATCCCTGTTCCTTATGATGGAACTAGTACATGGCAAAAAGGAGCTGATAAAGGGCCACAAGCTTTTTTAGAAGCGTCTGAAAACATGGAATTGTATGATATAGAAACAGATTCTGAAGTGTATAAAGAAGGTGTTTATTTAGCAGATGCAGTTACAGAAAACGCTTCACCAGAAGCGATGGTTGAAGAAGTGCATCAAATTACTAAAAAGTACATCAACAGAAATAAGTTTGTAACTGTTTTTGGTGGAGAGCATTCGGTTTCTATTGGAACCATTAGAGCTTTTAACGAGTGCTTTAACAGTTTAACTGTTTTACATATTGATGCACATGCAGATTTAAGAAAAGAATATGACGGTTCTAAATGCAACCACGCTTGTGCTGTTTATGAAGCAAACCAAAACACTAATTTGGTACAAGTTGGTATTAGAAGTATGGATATTTCTGAAAAAAGAAATATGAATTTAGATAAAGTTTTCTTTGCACATGATATGGCTGTAAATGAAGATTGGGTAGAAGATGTAATAGATCAATTAACAGAAAACGTTTTTATTACGTTTGATTTAGACGCTTTAGATCCTTCGATTATGCCTTCTACTGGAACTCCAGAACCAGGTGGATTGTTTTATTATGAAACGTTAGAATTCTTAAAACAAGTTTTCGCGCAAAAGAATGTAGTTGGTTTTGATATGGTAGAATTATGTCCGAATGCCAATGAGAAATCATCAGATTTTTTAGCAGCAAAATTATTCTACAAAATGTTAAGTTATAAGTTTGCTTCTAATGATGATACTTATGATAATGAAGAAACGAAAGCAAATCCGTTTAGCAAATTATCAAAGTTTAAAGATGATGAGAACGACGATTTTTAG